In a single window of the Planctomycetaceae bacterium genome:
- a CDS encoding glycosyltransferase family 4 protein — protein sequence MTLSATKNRIAVLSPVAWRTPPHQYGAWETVAGNITEGLVARGWDVTLFATGDSQTSAHLHAVVDRGYEEDSSVDPKVAESLHISEVFERADDFDLIHSHYDFMALPYSRLVKTPVLTTIHGFSSPKIMPVYQKYCDGNYVSISESDRAPGLNYLGTVYNGIDVSLYPLQAANGDALIFLGRIHPDKGVHLAIEVAQQSRQPLIIAGIIQDETYFREQVEPHLDGEQIRFVGAVDMAGKNELFARARALLHYAGRLPQRRDLSGKVQRILRAARQTSFGNCALVDLDYLIAGPRLLG from the coding sequence ATGACATTGTCTGCCACGAAGAATCGGATTGCCGTCCTGTCGCCTGTTGCCTGGCGCACTCCCCCTCATCAATACGGAGCGTGGGAAACGGTCGCCGGCAATATCACGGAAGGCCTGGTTGCACGCGGATGGGACGTCACACTTTTTGCCACCGGTGATTCGCAGACCTCCGCACACCTGCATGCCGTTGTTGACAGAGGTTATGAGGAAGATTCTTCCGTTGATCCCAAAGTCGCCGAGTCCCTGCACATTTCGGAAGTCTTCGAACGGGCGGATGATTTCGACCTGATTCACAGTCACTATGACTTCATGGCGCTGCCATACTCTCGGCTCGTGAAGACTCCGGTATTGACAACGATCCACGGGTTTTCCTCACCGAAAATTATGCCGGTGTACCAAAAGTACTGTGACGGAAACTACGTGTCGATCAGTGAGTCTGACCGCGCCCCAGGTCTGAATTATCTTGGTACGGTCTACAACGGCATCGACGTGTCTCTGTACCCACTGCAAGCAGCGAACGGTGACGCTCTCATTTTCCTCGGACGAATTCATCCGGACAAAGGGGTCCACCTTGCGATTGAGGTCGCGCAGCAAAGCCGACAGCCACTCATCATTGCCGGCATTATTCAGGATGAAACCTATTTTCGCGAACAGGTGGAACCGCACCTGGATGGCGAACAAATTCGATTTGTCGGAGCGGTCGACATGGCGGGAAAAAACGAATTGTTTGCCCGCGCCAGGGCGCTGCTGCATTACGCAGGCCGACTACCACAACGTCGGGATCTTTCCGGAAAAGTTCAACGGATTCTACGCGCGGCTCGACAGACCTCATTCGGAAATTGCGCCCTGGTCGATCTGGATTACTTAATCGCCGGACCTCGTCTTCTGGGGTGA